In Dehalococcoidia bacterium, the following are encoded in one genomic region:
- a CDS encoding DUF4188 domain-containing protein, with product MAKRVERRTVDLTQYPDLVVIYLGMRVNRWFGFRRLLGLGPQIQKSVAAQPEGLLLHENLFFSLRHLGMRQYWRDWESLERWTRSEPHQRWWKQFLKDSGGTGFWHESYFLRGGMEAIYDDVTSPLGFLKFAPSEAARGGMFSARRRAGLPGDSPTPVLDEQALYAGGPTR from the coding sequence ATGGCGAAGCGCGTTGAGCGGCGCACGGTCGACCTCACGCAGTATCCCGATCTGGTGGTCATCTATCTCGGCATGCGCGTCAATCGCTGGTTCGGCTTCAGGCGGCTGCTGGGGCTGGGGCCGCAGATCCAGAAGTCGGTGGCGGCGCAGCCGGAGGGGCTGCTGCTGCACGAGAACCTGTTCTTCTCCCTGCGCCACCTGGGCATGCGCCAGTACTGGCGCGATTGGGAGTCGCTGGAACGCTGGACGCGCAGCGAGCCGCACCAGCGCTGGTGGAAGCAGTTTCTCAAGGACTCCGGCGGCACCGGCTTCTGGCACGAGTCCTACTTCCTGCGCGGCGGCATGGAGGCGATCTACGACGACGTGACAAGTCCGCTCGGCTTCCTGAAGTTCGCGCCATCAGAGGCCGCGCGCGGCGGCATGTTCTCCGCCCGCCGTCGCGCCGGTCTGCCGGGCGACTCGCCCACGCCCGTCCTGGACGAGCAGGCGCTCTACGCCGGCGGCCCAACGCGGTAA
- a CDS encoding acetyl-CoA hydrolase/transferase C-terminal domain-containing protein, with translation MTATVPSAYADWRETYKSRCQSADEAMRLIHDGDLVGLTILAPAELTAAFERRAKQLDRVDIRLLAPRELQLFTPDGPRGEKEIELFIGDISRPSHDARITTYLPNTFMLGMKAFDDGRPEARLPDVFLTPCSPPNEAGYVHFGPHMWNRKAYIRRCKRSIAMIDPNMMPVHGDVWLHVSEIDAFVEGVVQPVDMTAMARRIEVETPPENRPALRRLLGLALPEQIALVQDRFPLLPPDMLERALGLSEVDEASKGIAANLRELIREGATIQIGVGEPSQLMVKAGAFDVAHGLGIHTELGSPGLAQLWQRGIVDNARKRLHHGASVAVAWSGCDGEDMRIIRDNPAFQLYDPDYLLNPLLMAQNPRMTSINSAVAVDVLGQIASEDRFGGNMINGTGGQPDTHISAALCKDGRAITVMRSTALAGSVSKVVARHEAGTLITIPRYLADTIVTEHGVARLLDKNHRQRAAELISIAHPDFRAELRKEAAKIVGEL, from the coding sequence GTGACCGCAACCGTGCCCAGCGCCTACGCCGACTGGCGAGAGACCTACAAATCGCGCTGCCAGAGCGCCGATGAGGCAATGCGGCTCATCCACGACGGCGACCTCGTCGGCCTGACGATCCTGGCGCCGGCCGAGCTGACCGCTGCCTTCGAGCGGCGGGCGAAGCAGCTCGATCGCGTGGATATCCGCCTGCTGGCGCCGCGCGAGCTGCAGCTCTTCACGCCCGATGGCCCGCGCGGCGAGAAAGAGATCGAGCTGTTCATCGGCGACATCTCGCGTCCCAGCCACGACGCGCGCATCACGACCTATCTGCCCAATACCTTCATGCTGGGGATGAAGGCGTTCGACGACGGCCGGCCGGAGGCGCGCCTGCCCGACGTGTTCCTGACGCCGTGCAGCCCGCCGAACGAGGCGGGCTACGTGCACTTCGGCCCGCACATGTGGAACCGCAAGGCGTACATCCGCCGCTGCAAGCGCTCGATCGCGATGATCGACCCGAACATGATGCCCGTGCACGGCGATGTCTGGCTGCACGTCAGCGAGATCGACGCCTTCGTGGAAGGCGTCGTGCAGCCGGTGGACATGACGGCGATGGCGCGGCGCATCGAGGTGGAGACGCCGCCAGAGAACCGGCCGGCGCTGCGCCGCCTGCTCGGCCTGGCGCTGCCGGAGCAGATCGCGCTGGTGCAGGACCGCTTTCCCCTGCTGCCGCCCGATATGCTGGAGCGGGCGCTGGGCCTGAGCGAAGTCGACGAGGCGTCGAAAGGCATCGCCGCCAACCTGCGCGAGCTGATCCGCGAGGGTGCGACGATCCAGATCGGCGTGGGCGAGCCGAGCCAGCTGATGGTCAAGGCCGGCGCCTTCGACGTCGCGCACGGCCTCGGCATTCACACCGAGCTGGGCTCGCCGGGGCTGGCGCAACTCTGGCAGCGCGGCATCGTCGACAACGCGCGCAAGCGCCTGCATCACGGCGCCAGCGTCGCCGTGGCCTGGAGCGGCTGCGACGGCGAAGACATGCGCATCATCCGCGACAACCCCGCCTTCCAGCTCTACGACCCGGATTACCTGCTCAACCCGCTGCTGATGGCGCAGAACCCGCGCATGACCTCGATCAACAGCGCCGTGGCCGTGGACGTGCTCGGCCAGATCGCCAGCGAGGATCGTTTCGGCGGCAACATGATCAACGGCACCGGCGGCCAGCCCGACACGCATATCAGCGCGGCGCTGTGCAAGGACGGCCGCGCGATCACGGTGATGCGCTCGACGGCGCTGGCCGGCTCCGTCTCGAAGGTGGTGGCGCGGCACGAAGCCGGCACGCTGATCACGATCCCGCGTTACCTGGCCGACACGATCGTGACCGAGCACGGCGTCGCCCGCCTGCTGGACAAGAACCACCGCCAGCGCGCGGCCGAGCTGATCAGCATCGCCCACCCCGACTTCCGCGCCGAGCTGCGCAAAGAGGCGGCGAAGATCGTGGGTGAGCTGTGA
- a CDS encoding LLM class F420-dependent oxidoreductase, protein MRVAIGVGLGRDRREETAAYVLEAERLGVDSVWTSEAWGFDALTPLAYLAARTSRIRLGSAIVQAGTRTPAVLAMSALSLAALSDGRFSLGLGTSGPQVIEGWHGVPFKQPVTRLRETVEIVRMAVRGERVTYDGAVYKLPLPGGVGRALKSSAPPAEVPIYLATLGPKSLELTGALADGWIASAFMPEHAEVFFAPLRRGAARAGRDFAAIDRMAGGVVAFGDDLERLIAPRKPGFAFEIGAMGSRDHNFYKDAYARQGYAELAQRVQDLWLERRRDEAAALIPDAFVIQSNLLGSEAMVKQRLRVYRDAGVTTLQANPQGETPAERLETLGRLLRLVEQVNAEATAASHPS, encoded by the coding sequence ATGCGGGTGGCGATCGGCGTCGGGCTGGGGCGCGATCGGCGGGAAGAGACGGCCGCCTACGTGCTGGAAGCCGAGCGGCTGGGCGTGGATTCGGTCTGGACCAGCGAGGCCTGGGGCTTCGACGCGCTCACGCCGCTGGCCTACCTGGCCGCGCGCACGAGCCGCATCCGTCTGGGCAGCGCGATCGTGCAGGCGGGCACCCGCACGCCGGCCGTGCTGGCGATGTCGGCGCTCAGCCTGGCAGCGCTCTCGGACGGCCGTTTCAGCCTCGGCCTGGGGACCAGCGGGCCGCAGGTGATCGAGGGCTGGCACGGCGTGCCCTTCAAGCAGCCGGTCACACGCCTGCGCGAGACGGTCGAAATCGTGCGCATGGCCGTGCGCGGCGAGCGCGTGACCTATGACGGCGCGGTCTACAAACTGCCGCTGCCGGGCGGCGTGGGCCGCGCCCTGAAGAGCAGCGCCCCGCCGGCGGAGGTGCCGATCTACCTGGCGACGCTCGGTCCGAAGAGCCTGGAGCTGACCGGCGCCCTGGCCGACGGCTGGATCGCCAGCGCGTTCATGCCGGAGCACGCCGAAGTCTTCTTTGCGCCGCTGCGCCGCGGCGCCGCGCGCGCCGGCCGCGACTTCGCGGCGATCGACCGCATGGCCGGCGGCGTGGTGGCCTTCGGCGACGACCTGGAGCGGCTGATCGCGCCGCGCAAGCCGGGCTTCGCCTTCGAGATCGGCGCGATGGGCTCGCGCGACCACAACTTCTACAAGGACGCCTACGCCCGCCAGGGCTACGCCGAGCTGGCGCAGCGCGTGCAGGATCTGTGGCTCGAGCGGCGCCGCGACGAAGCCGCCGCGCTGATCCCGGACGCGTTCGTGATCCAGTCCAACCTGCTGGGCAGCGAGGCGATGGTGAAGCAGCGCCTGCGCGTCTACCGCGACGCCGGCGTCACGACGTTGCAGGCCAACCCGCAGGGCGAGACGCCGGCCGAGCGGCTCGAGACGCTGGGCCGCCTGCTGCGCCTGGTGGAGCAGGTAAACGCGGAGGCGACAGCGGCGAGTCATCCTTCATAG
- a CDS encoding DinB family protein, with product MTTQADEAQRVRGYLLAQANKLSIPELVEKVRRDTMPLREAGAAVPAARFAERPGPDAWSAAEVYTHILQMNETGARAIEGILDGGALPPPVRDTISGETSAGLTTAEAYWQAHTRRREQLLARVLHARGDEHLEIAITHQTFGAFNWREWLLFMRVHDLDHLRQLQAIAQQFAA from the coding sequence ATGACAACGCAAGCCGACGAAGCCCAGCGTGTGCGCGGCTATCTCCTGGCGCAGGCGAACAAGCTCAGCATTCCCGAACTGGTGGAGAAGGTGCGCCGCGATACCATGCCGCTGCGCGAGGCCGGCGCCGCCGTGCCCGCCGCACGCTTCGCTGAGCGCCCCGGCCCAGACGCCTGGTCGGCGGCGGAGGTCTACACCCACATCCTGCAGATGAACGAGACGGGCGCCCGCGCGATCGAGGGCATCCTCGATGGCGGCGCCCTGCCGCCGCCCGTGCGTGACACGATCTCGGGCGAAACCAGCGCCGGCCTGACCACGGCCGAGGCCTACTGGCAAGCGCATACGCGGCGGCGCGAGCAACTGCTCGCCCGCGTGCTGCATGCCCGCGGCGACGAGCACCTCGAGATCGCGATCACCCATCAGACCTTTGGCGCCTTCAACTGGCGCGAGTGGCTGCTGTTCATGCGCGTACACGACCTCGACCACCTGCGTCAGTTGCAGGCGATCGCCCAGCAGTTCGCCGCGTAG